A region from the Penaeus monodon isolate SGIC_2016 chromosome 17, NSTDA_Pmon_1, whole genome shotgun sequence genome encodes:
- the LOC119583472 gene encoding HCLS1-associated protein X-1-like isoform X3 has product MHRNYPEDNPFRNPTWEEIMGNRDRMEPPHMHRPGVHDEFFGPGGPEDHFTSVFGQMDSMFQQLDAMMQGLQQYPGHFVITEEPENPSEKLAPRDFMLKAPDSDLAGEPGLPQDRPLEEETHEGHKHWGPHGFSGGFGGFGGFHGSIHGGVNDPFHMMEEFFHNFGRHFGGSPFEGPQGGGPPMLPGPGMDHSDSNRDSVLKEDSDLDDRVSGGLSQLLKEGPRYDSLNPHAGNTPLGPPDGRQLQPGIQHRFHSSTITRIRRPDGSIEEMRKYRDSTGREEETVTHYQPETEVSPRSLLKPGEGGTTDGQEGDQHPTSGPSIFSRLFTR; this is encoded by the exons ATGCACAG AAACTATCCAGAAGACAATCCATTTCGAAATCCTACTTGGGAAGAGATCATGGGAAACAGAGACAG AATGGAGCCGCCTCACATGCACCGGCCTGGGGTTCATGATGAATTTTTTGGTCCTGGGGGACCTGAAGATCACTTCACTTCAGTCTTTGGCCAAATGGACAGCATGTTTCAGCAGCTGGATGCTATGATGCAAGGGCTGCAACAATACCCTGGACATTTTGTGATTACAGAGGAGCCAG AAAATCCATCAGAAAAGCTAGCACCTCGAGATTTTATGCTAAAGGCACCTGACAGTGATTTGGCAGGGGAACCAGGTCTTCCTCAGGACAG ACCTTTAGAAGAGGAGACACATGAAGGTCACAAGCACTGGGGTCCTCATGGTTTCAGCGGTGGTTTTGGAGGCTTTGGAGGCTTCCATGGGAGCATACATGGTGGTGTGAACGACCCATTTCACATGATGGAGGAATTTTTCCACAACTTTGGAAGACATTTTGGAGGGTCGCCCTTCGAAGGACCACAAGGTGGTG GCCCTCCAATGCTACCAGGGCCGGGCATGGATCATTCTGACAGCAATAGGGATTCAGTGCTAAAGGAGGATTCTGATCTAGATGACAG GGTCTCGGGTGGCCTTTCTCAGCTGCTGAAAGAAGGACCGCGATATGACTCCCTTAATCCACATGCAGGAAATACACCTCTTGGCCCTCCAGATGGCCGACAGCTTCAGCCTGGGATTCAACACAGGTTCCATTCGTCCACTATTACCCGAATTCGAAGACCTGATGGG TCCATCGAAGAGATGAGAAAGTACCGCGACAGCACAGGTCGCGAAGAAGAGACTGTCACTCACTACCAGCCAGAAACGGAAGTCTCGCCGAGGAGCCTCCTAAAGCCAG GAGAAGGAGGGACAACGGATGGACAGGAGGGGGACCAGCACCCTACTTCTGGACCGTCGATCTTTTCGCGGCTCTTCACCCGATAG
- the LOC119583472 gene encoding HCLS1-associated protein X-1-like isoform X2, whose product MNNLSRTPRNYPEDNPFRNPTWEEIMGNRDRMEPPHMHRPGVHDEFFGPGGPEDHFTSVFGQMDSMFQQLDAMMQGLQQYPGHFVITEEPENPSEKLAPRDFMLKAPDSDLAGEPGLPQDRPLEEETHEGHKHWGPHGFSGGFGGFGGFHGSIHGGVNDPFHMMEEFFHNFGRHFGGSPFEGPQGGGPPMLPGPGMDHSDSNRDSVLKEDSDLDDRVSGGLSQLLKEGPRYDSLNPHAGNTPLGPPDGRQLQPGIQHRFHSSTITRIRRPDGSIEEMRKYRDSTGREEETVTHYQPETEVSPRSLLKPGEGGTTDGQEGDQHPTSGPSIFSRLFTR is encoded by the exons atgaACAACTTGTCCCGGACGCCAAG AAACTATCCAGAAGACAATCCATTTCGAAATCCTACTTGGGAAGAGATCATGGGAAACAGAGACAG AATGGAGCCGCCTCACATGCACCGGCCTGGGGTTCATGATGAATTTTTTGGTCCTGGGGGACCTGAAGATCACTTCACTTCAGTCTTTGGCCAAATGGACAGCATGTTTCAGCAGCTGGATGCTATGATGCAAGGGCTGCAACAATACCCTGGACATTTTGTGATTACAGAGGAGCCAG AAAATCCATCAGAAAAGCTAGCACCTCGAGATTTTATGCTAAAGGCACCTGACAGTGATTTGGCAGGGGAACCAGGTCTTCCTCAGGACAG ACCTTTAGAAGAGGAGACACATGAAGGTCACAAGCACTGGGGTCCTCATGGTTTCAGCGGTGGTTTTGGAGGCTTTGGAGGCTTCCATGGGAGCATACATGGTGGTGTGAACGACCCATTTCACATGATGGAGGAATTTTTCCACAACTTTGGAAGACATTTTGGAGGGTCGCCCTTCGAAGGACCACAAGGTGGTG GCCCTCCAATGCTACCAGGGCCGGGCATGGATCATTCTGACAGCAATAGGGATTCAGTGCTAAAGGAGGATTCTGATCTAGATGACAG GGTCTCGGGTGGCCTTTCTCAGCTGCTGAAAGAAGGACCGCGATATGACTCCCTTAATCCACATGCAGGAAATACACCTCTTGGCCCTCCAGATGGCCGACAGCTTCAGCCTGGGATTCAACACAGGTTCCATTCGTCCACTATTACCCGAATTCGAAGACCTGATGGG TCCATCGAAGAGATGAGAAAGTACCGCGACAGCACAGGTCGCGAAGAAGAGACTGTCACTCACTACCAGCCAGAAACGGAAGTCTCGCCGAGGAGCCTCCTAAAGCCAG GAGAAGGAGGGACAACGGATGGACAGGAGGGGGACCAGCACCCTACTTCTGGACCGTCGATCTTTTCGCGGCTCTTCACCCGATAG
- the LOC119583472 gene encoding HCLS1-associated protein X-1-like isoform X1, translating into MDWLRRMFGFPDRRNYPEDNPFRNPTWEEIMGNRDRMEPPHMHRPGVHDEFFGPGGPEDHFTSVFGQMDSMFQQLDAMMQGLQQYPGHFVITEEPENPSEKLAPRDFMLKAPDSDLAGEPGLPQDRPLEEETHEGHKHWGPHGFSGGFGGFGGFHGSIHGGVNDPFHMMEEFFHNFGRHFGGSPFEGPQGGGPPMLPGPGMDHSDSNRDSVLKEDSDLDDRVSGGLSQLLKEGPRYDSLNPHAGNTPLGPPDGRQLQPGIQHRFHSSTITRIRRPDGSIEEMRKYRDSTGREEETVTHYQPETEVSPRSLLKPGEGGTTDGQEGDQHPTSGPSIFSRLFTR; encoded by the exons ATGGATTGGTTAAGGAGAATGTTTGGTTTTCCTGACAGAAG AAACTATCCAGAAGACAATCCATTTCGAAATCCTACTTGGGAAGAGATCATGGGAAACAGAGACAG AATGGAGCCGCCTCACATGCACCGGCCTGGGGTTCATGATGAATTTTTTGGTCCTGGGGGACCTGAAGATCACTTCACTTCAGTCTTTGGCCAAATGGACAGCATGTTTCAGCAGCTGGATGCTATGATGCAAGGGCTGCAACAATACCCTGGACATTTTGTGATTACAGAGGAGCCAG AAAATCCATCAGAAAAGCTAGCACCTCGAGATTTTATGCTAAAGGCACCTGACAGTGATTTGGCAGGGGAACCAGGTCTTCCTCAGGACAG ACCTTTAGAAGAGGAGACACATGAAGGTCACAAGCACTGGGGTCCTCATGGTTTCAGCGGTGGTTTTGGAGGCTTTGGAGGCTTCCATGGGAGCATACATGGTGGTGTGAACGACCCATTTCACATGATGGAGGAATTTTTCCACAACTTTGGAAGACATTTTGGAGGGTCGCCCTTCGAAGGACCACAAGGTGGTG GCCCTCCAATGCTACCAGGGCCGGGCATGGATCATTCTGACAGCAATAGGGATTCAGTGCTAAAGGAGGATTCTGATCTAGATGACAG GGTCTCGGGTGGCCTTTCTCAGCTGCTGAAAGAAGGACCGCGATATGACTCCCTTAATCCACATGCAGGAAATACACCTCTTGGCCCTCCAGATGGCCGACAGCTTCAGCCTGGGATTCAACACAGGTTCCATTCGTCCACTATTACCCGAATTCGAAGACCTGATGGG TCCATCGAAGAGATGAGAAAGTACCGCGACAGCACAGGTCGCGAAGAAGAGACTGTCACTCACTACCAGCCAGAAACGGAAGTCTCGCCGAGGAGCCTCCTAAAGCCAG GAGAAGGAGGGACAACGGATGGACAGGAGGGGGACCAGCACCCTACTTCTGGACCGTCGATCTTTTCGCGGCTCTTCACCCGATAG